One genomic segment of Methylocystis sp. SC2 includes these proteins:
- a CDS encoding ATP-binding protein: MTSLRARLFLILLSATGAIWLGAAGWIYLRTESEIERVLDARLQEAARMVNSLVATSDAAELAGAIPVPVSHPQTMNYQRQLACQIWSLDGRLVGRSSGAPDAHLSDAAAGFSEKIVEGEPWRVYALEDADKGFRVLVGDRIGMRDRLVADVITGLMAPAALIIPLLGALIWICIGRGLRPLSNMAEELQNRRVDDMSPIKLDDAPFEVRPVADALNSLFAKVETARRRERDVTAFAAHELRTPLAGLKTQAQVAIAATEPEVRQGALRQILFAVDRTSRLVSQLLTLANLDADLDLDDKEEIRVSEALQETIDALKLAAGKRRVEIDPALASVIVRANRALFLLALRNLHENALLHASNGGAIRWGLAGGATLFVEDEGPGIPEEELPHVAQRFFRGRHRNANAPGSGLGLAIVDLAVRRSGATLKLRNRLDRRGLRAEIGMQTVAADA; this comes from the coding sequence ATGACCTCGCTCCGCGCGCGCCTGTTTCTCATCCTTCTATCCGCAACAGGGGCGATCTGGCTCGGGGCGGCAGGGTGGATCTATCTCCGAACGGAATCCGAAATCGAGCGCGTGCTTGACGCCCGCCTTCAGGAGGCCGCGCGCATGGTCAATTCGCTCGTCGCGACCAGCGACGCCGCCGAATTGGCGGGCGCGATTCCTGTTCCCGTCAGTCATCCCCAAACCATGAACTATCAGCGTCAGCTCGCCTGTCAGATCTGGTCGCTGGACGGGCGTCTGGTCGGGCGCTCAAGCGGCGCTCCCGACGCTCATTTGTCGGACGCGGCCGCCGGTTTCTCTGAAAAAATAGTCGAGGGAGAGCCTTGGCGGGTCTACGCGTTGGAAGACGCGGACAAAGGCTTTCGCGTATTGGTCGGCGACCGGATTGGGATGCGCGACAGGCTTGTCGCCGACGTCATCACAGGATTGATGGCTCCCGCCGCCCTCATCATCCCGCTATTAGGCGCCCTCATCTGGATCTGCATCGGACGCGGACTGCGCCCATTGTCGAACATGGCTGAGGAGCTGCAAAACCGCCGAGTGGACGACATGAGCCCGATCAAGCTCGACGACGCGCCGTTCGAGGTTAGGCCGGTCGCGGACGCCCTCAACAGCCTTTTCGCTAAGGTCGAAACCGCCCGACGGCGCGAGCGCGATGTCACAGCCTTCGCGGCGCATGAATTGCGAACCCCGCTTGCAGGTCTGAAAACTCAGGCTCAGGTCGCGATCGCCGCAACCGAGCCGGAGGTCAGGCAGGGCGCGCTTCGGCAGATTCTTTTCGCTGTGGACCGTACCTCAAGATTGGTGAGCCAGCTTCTGACGCTCGCTAACCTCGACGCCGACCTAGACCTTGACGACAAAGAAGAAATCCGCGTGTCGGAAGCGCTCCAGGAAACAATCGACGCGCTGAAGCTTGCAGCCGGAAAGCGCCGAGTCGAAATCGATCCGGCTCTCGCGTCGGTCATTGTCCGAGCCAATCGCGCGCTTTTCCTGCTGGCGCTAAGAAATCTGCATGAAAATGCCCTCCTGCATGCCTCGAACGGCGGCGCGATCCGCTGGGGGCTCGCCGGCGGCGCGACGCTTTTCGTCGAGGACGAGGGTCCGGGAATCCCCGAGGAGGAATTGCCGCATGTGGCGCAGCGCTTTTTCCGTGGGCGGCATCGAAACGCCAATGCGCCGGGCAGCGGCCTTGGTCTTGCCATCGTCGATCTCGCGGTCAGGCGCAGCGGCGCAACTTTGAAGCTGCGCAACAGGTTGGATCGCCGCGGCCTTCGCGCCGAGATCGGGATGCAAACCGTCGCGGCGGACGCGTGA
- a CDS encoding TDT family transporter, whose protein sequence is MTILPGDADSKAPASPKQLLDIVRNFTPNWFTVTMGTGGLALCLNQFPIHIPCAGDAAAMLWLVNIILFAVFTLVYAARWAIFPHEARRIFGHPVMSMFFGAAPMGLATIINGFLAFGPSLIGDAAAVATAHALWWIDAAMSLACGLAIPYFMFTRQDHRIERMTAVWLLPIVPAEVAAASAGSLAPHLATPEAFNVLTLGYALWAYSTPLAMSVLVLLFLRLALHKLPENDMGASAWLALGPIGTGALGLVLLGEDAPAILAANGLADVGRTAQGVGVVGGVIFWGYGAWWLGLAVLKTIRYIRQGLPFNLGWWGFTFPLAVYAMGTLALGRTTHLALFDVAGGVLVGCLAAFWAIVASRTAHGAWRGYLFVSPCLKGAYPSPVKFESDVV, encoded by the coding sequence ATGACCATTCTGCCCGGCGACGCCGATTCAAAAGCCCCCGCTTCGCCCAAACAGTTGCTCGACATCGTCCGTAACTTCACGCCGAACTGGTTCACGGTCACCATGGGCACCGGCGGTCTCGCATTGTGTTTAAACCAATTCCCGATCCATATTCCTTGCGCGGGCGACGCCGCGGCAATGCTTTGGCTCGTCAACATCATCTTATTCGCCGTGTTCACGCTCGTTTATGCGGCCCGATGGGCGATATTCCCGCACGAAGCGCGGCGCATCTTCGGCCACCCCGTGATGTCGATGTTCTTCGGCGCGGCGCCGATGGGATTGGCTACGATCATCAACGGATTCCTGGCGTTCGGCCCTTCTCTGATCGGCGACGCTGCGGCGGTAGCGACCGCCCACGCGCTCTGGTGGATCGACGCCGCGATGTCGTTGGCCTGCGGTCTCGCAATTCCCTACTTCATGTTCACGCGCCAGGATCACCGCATCGAACGGATGACCGCCGTCTGGCTGCTGCCCATTGTCCCTGCCGAGGTCGCCGCCGCTAGCGCCGGGTCGCTGGCGCCGCATCTGGCGACGCCTGAAGCGTTCAACGTGCTGACGCTCGGCTACGCGCTCTGGGCCTATTCGACGCCGCTGGCGATGAGCGTGCTCGTGCTGCTGTTCCTGCGGCTTGCGCTTCACAAGCTGCCGGAAAATGACATGGGCGCCTCCGCCTGGCTGGCGCTCGGCCCCATCGGAACTGGCGCGCTTGGCCTTGTTCTGCTTGGCGAGGACGCGCCTGCAATTCTCGCCGCCAATGGCCTTGCGGACGTTGGCCGGACGGCGCAGGGCGTCGGCGTCGTCGGCGGCGTGATCTTCTGGGGCTACGGCGCCTGGTGGCTTGGACTCGCCGTGCTGAAGACCATCCGCTACATCCGCCAGGGCCTGCCCTTTAATCTTGGATGGTGGGGCTTCACCTTCCCGCTTGCGGTCTATGCGATGGGCACGCTCGCGCTCGGGCGTACGACGCATCTCGCCCTGTTCGACGTGGCCGGCGGCGTTCTGGTCGGCTGCTTGGCGGCGTTCTGGGCTATCGTGGCGAGCCGCACCGCACATGGCGCCTGGCGCGGCTACCTTTTCGTTTCGCCTTGCCTCAAAGGCGCATATCCGTCTCCGGTCAAATTCGAATCCGACGTCGTGTGA
- a CDS encoding LysR family transcriptional regulator: MTLDQLRIFVAVAEHEHMTRAASALNLAQSAASHAVAALEARHNVRLFDRVGRRIALTETGGAFLAEARAILAQVEHAERMLSEFGKLERGTLTIHASQTIASYWLPRHLVAFRNAFPRVDIHLAINNSAHVAKAVESGVAEIGFVEDEIDDDCLDSATVARDQLLLVVSPQHRWADRRDLDSRDLVDGDWVFRELGSGTRSAFERAVASLGISPERLRIAMELPSNEAVRAAVEAGLGAAAISATVAAPSIEAGLLRSVGFALPERAFYALRHKQRYRSRAANALLAIIERAAPQRLASRGS, translated from the coding sequence ATGACGCTGGACCAACTTCGAATTTTCGTTGCGGTCGCCGAGCATGAGCACATGACGCGGGCTGCGTCCGCGCTCAATCTCGCGCAATCGGCGGCCAGCCATGCCGTCGCGGCGCTGGAGGCGCGCCATAACGTCCGGCTCTTCGACCGGGTGGGTCGCCGTATCGCGCTCACCGAGACCGGCGGGGCCTTCCTGGCCGAAGCGCGCGCCATCCTGGCCCAGGTCGAGCACGCAGAAAGAATGCTGAGCGAGTTTGGGAAGCTCGAGCGGGGAACCCTGACCATCCACGCGAGCCAGACGATCGCGAGCTATTGGCTGCCGCGCCATCTCGTGGCGTTTCGCAATGCGTTTCCGCGAGTCGATATTCATCTCGCCATCAACAACTCCGCCCACGTGGCAAAGGCCGTGGAGAGCGGCGTGGCCGAGATCGGCTTCGTCGAGGACGAAATTGACGACGATTGCCTGGACAGCGCGACTGTGGCGCGCGACCAGTTGCTGCTCGTCGTCAGTCCGCAGCATCGCTGGGCGGACCGGCGCGATCTGGACTCGCGCGATCTGGTCGACGGCGACTGGGTCTTTCGCGAGCTTGGCTCTGGCACCAGGTCGGCCTTCGAACGCGCGGTCGCAAGCCTGGGGATTTCGCCGGAGCGTCTGCGCATCGCGATGGAGCTACCGTCGAACGAGGCGGTGCGCGCTGCGGTCGAGGCCGGCTTGGGGGCGGCCGCAATTTCTGCGACGGTCGCGGCGCCCAGCATCGAAGCCGGATTGCTGCGCAGCGTCGGATTTGCGCTGCCCGAACGCGCATTCTATGCGCTCAGGCACAAGCAGCGCTATCGTAGCCGCGCCGCGAACGCGTTGCTCGCGATCATCGAGCGCGCGGCCCCCCAGCGCCTCGCCAGCCGAGGTTCTTAG